The genomic segment TTCTTCGAGCCACTGGGTGACCTCGTCGTGACTGGCCCGACACAGACCAACACGAACGAGCTCTACGTGCTGCTCGTCGAGGGAGGCGACGCTACTTCTTGAAGTGGTCGGCGTTGATCTGGGTGAAGGAGGCCCACTTCTCGGGCAGGTCTTCCTCCGCGAAGATGGCCTCCACGGGGCACTCCGAGACGCACGCGCCACAGTCGATGCACTCATCGGGATCGATGTAGAGCTGCGTGGCTTCGGCGAAGCCCGGCTCGTCTTTCATGGGGTGGATGCACTCCACCGGGCACACCTCGACGCATGCCGTGTCCTTGGTGCCGATGCAGGGCTCTGCAATGATATGGGTCATCTCCGGAGGGTCCTCCTGTGTGTGGTTCGGGCGTGACGCTCGCGAGGGGGCGGGGCGCCACGCCGTGGAAGGGGTTCGCGGCACTTCGCGCTCATGCGGAGATTCCCCTCCACGAGGGCTCTCGAAGAGGGGGTTCCTTCAAGACAACGCGACAGGCAGCGGCGCAGGACGACCTTCACGTGTGGAAGAATCGCCCTGCCCCAAGTCCCTCGTACCCCGTTCGAGGGGGCTGGAGCGCGATCGTACGAATCCCGTCGCGCGCACGAACCGTCGACTTTCGGAAGGAGTCCCCTTGACGCAGAGCATTCCCCCCCAAGACCATCTCACGGCGCTGCGCCAGGTCGCGGCGCAGCTCAGCACGCGCGAGGCCCAGGGAGACGCGCTCACCTACCGCGTTCCCGCCGCCTGGGCGCCCGTCGGGCGTGAGCCCCAGGGCGAGGCCCCCCGAGCCGTGAATCCCCATCGCTTCCTGCGCGAGCACATCGAAGCCATTCTCAGCGCGGCCAGTGCGCCGCCGTCGCGCGACGCAGCGCGGGCCGCGGGTGACTGGGTGCGCGACGCGGTCATCTACAACGTCTTCGTGCGACTGGCCAGTGCCTACGATCACGATGGCGACGGCTGTCTCGGTACCCCTTCGGC from the Pseudomonadota bacterium genome contains:
- a CDS encoding ferredoxin family protein, giving the protein MTHIIAEPCIGTKDTACVEVCPVECIHPMKDEPGFAEATQLYIDPDECIDCGACVSECPVEAIFAEEDLPEKWASFTQINADHFKK